In the genome of Blastocatellia bacterium, one region contains:
- a CDS encoding glutaminyl-peptide cyclotransferase, translating to MARCLGVVLILLGAEGIAGFAPRTQTLTLSPTLIYTYQIVNVYPHDRTAFTQGLVYDNGVLYESTGLYGQSSLRQVELETGKVLKLYRLPENYFGEGLTLWKDTLIQLTWREQVGWVYDKESFQPLRQFTYRTEGWGLTHDGQHLIMSDGTATLRFLDPETFKEVKRLVVRDRGVPVSSLNELEFVKGEIYANVWLTERVARISPKTGRVLAWIHLAGLLTEEDRRPPVDVLNGIAYDAAGDRLFVTGKLWPKLFEIKLIPKRR from the coding sequence ATGGCTCGCTGCCTCGGTGTCGTTCTGATTCTGCTCGGAGCTGAAGGGATAGCGGGTTTTGCGCCGCGGACGCAGACTCTGACGCTCTCGCCGACGCTGATTTACACCTATCAGATCGTCAACGTCTATCCTCATGATCGCACGGCCTTCACCCAGGGGCTTGTCTATGACAACGGCGTGCTCTACGAAAGCACCGGTCTTTACGGGCAATCGAGTCTGCGTCAGGTGGAACTGGAGACGGGAAAAGTCCTCAAGCTCTATCGGCTTCCTGAGAACTATTTCGGCGAAGGTCTCACGCTGTGGAAAGACACGCTCATTCAATTGACCTGGCGCGAGCAAGTCGGCTGGGTCTATGACAAGGAAAGCTTCCAGCCGCTGCGCCAGTTCACCTACCGGACCGAGGGCTGGGGGCTCACTCATGATGGTCAGCATCTGATTATGAGCGATGGGACGGCGACATTGCGCTTCCTCGATCCGGAGACGTTTAAGGAAGTCAAGCGCCTGGTCGTCCGTGATCGAGGCGTTCCCGTCTCCTCTCTCAACGAACTGGAATTCGTCAAGGGCGAGATCTACGCCAACGTCTGGTTGACCGAGCGAGTCGCTCGAATCTCCCCCAAGACGGGACGGGTTCTGGCGTGGATCCATCTGGCGGGCTTGTTGACGGAGGAGGATCGCCGTCCGCCGGTGGACGTCCTCAACGGCATTGCCTACGACGCTGCCGGAGATCGCCTGTTTGTCACCGGCAAGCTCTGGCCCAAGCTCTTCGAGATTAAACTCATCCCCAAACGGCGTTGA